The Salminus brasiliensis chromosome 3, fSalBra1.hap2, whole genome shotgun sequence genome contains a region encoding:
- the tril gene encoding uncharacterized protein tril — translation MAARALLFLLHLFALCLAPASLHHHLCPELCECGRAPLHVLCANRGLRAVPSAPPPESASVVRVLGLAGNFIDDVGARDLARYGHLERLDLQFNRIGRVHPRAFARVPELRELYLGHNRLAAVPPRALRPLTQLAVLYVNHNVIEELEPGAFGSLASVTRLRLESNRLRRVHPAAFANLTRLQFLNLSDNRQTELRDARTFASLRSLRTLLLARNRIAHVGTRVFQDLRRLETLSLSGNGIAWLEPEALEGLSRLRELALDDNALTEVPAGLLDPLARLESLDLGGNQISSVHEDAFKHLARLRVLTLRHNRLARLEGGTLAGNAALRALDLRGNVWRCGCRAEALRSRSGGGEGDGEEGGEVEVRCNEGEGEEHAEEMEEKDWCITGAKEEEEEEVGVEVKEEEEEEEEVGEVEEEEVLEEVKEEQEEVEESSPTWQRTKEMRGKARALKVALATKAVPMTMEDACHFNRHHIDNVTADDVTDTTATIRWSTGVHGSELALHFRVFFDRLGSPTRFPRYAHAEGASRELTLQELRPNSAYLACVESVVGGAACHVASREHCTGFVTGTGGAHEAGAWPLSVTALAVSLLLLLMLVGAGLVRAFKRRRRRRSSRIKGGRGYSYSARTPFRTAMVTACASSEFSAYRSGRALAEEGDLIQFTGDRVYGAPPVCREGDVTMPRFSD, via the exons ATGGCCGCGCGCGCGCTCcttttcctcctccacctcttcgCCCTCTGCCTCGCGCCGGCCAGCCTACATCATCATCTCTGCCCCGAGCTCTGCGAGTGCGGGCGCGCGCCGCTGCACGTCCTGTGCGCAAACAGAGGACTGCGCGCCGTGCCGAGCGCGCCGCCGCCGGAGAGCGCGAGCGTCGTGCGCGTCCTCGGCCTGGCGGGCAACTTCATCGACGACGTGGGCGCTCGCGACCTAGCTCGCTACGGCCACCTGGAGCGCCTCGACCTGCAGTTCAACCGCATAGGGCGCGTGCACCCGCGCGCGTTCGCGAGGGTCCCCGAGCTGCGCGAGCTCTACCTGGGCCACAACCGCCTCGCGGCCGTGCCTCCGCGCGCCCTGCGCCCGCTGACGCAGCTCGCCGTTCTCTACGTCAACCACAACGTTATCGAGGAGCTCGAGCCCGGCGCCTTCGGGAGTCTGGCGAGCGTGACGCGACTGCGGCTCGAGTCCAACCGCCTGCGTCGCGTGCACCCCGCCGCCTTCGCCAACCTCACGCGCCTGCAGTTTCTCAACCTCTCCGACAACCGGCAGACGGAGCTGCGGGACGCGCGAACCTTCGCGAGCCTCCGCTCGCTCAGGACGCTGCTGCTCGCGCGCAACCGCATCGCGCACGTGGGAACGCGCGTCTTCCAGGACCTACGAAGGCTCGAGACGCTGTCGCTAAGCGGGAACGGGATCGCGTGGCTCGAGCCCGAGGCTCTGGAGGGGCTCTCGCGCCTAAGGGAGCTCGCGCTAGACGACAACGCGTTGACCGAGGTGCCCGCAGGACTGCTGGATCCGCTCGCGCGCCTCGAGAGCCTCGATTTGGGCGGGAACCAGATCTCGAGCGTGCACGAGGATGCTTTCAAGCACCTCGCGCGCCTCCGCGTGCTCACGCTGCGCCACAACCGGCTCGCGAGGCTGGAGGGCGGCACGCTCGCGGGGAACGCCGCGCTGCGCGCGCTTGACCTGCGCGGGAACGTGTGGAGGTGCGGCTGCCGCGCGGAGGCACTGAGGAGTCGCTCGGGGGGAGGTGAAGGAGATGgggaagaaggaggagaggtgGAGGTACGATGCAacgagggggagggggaggagcACGcggaggagatggaggagaagGACTGGTGCATAACTGGTgcgaaagaggaggaggaggaggaggtgggggtggaggtaaaggaggaggaggaagaggaggaggaggtgggg gaggtggaggaagaggaggtgttggaggaggtgaaggaggagcaagaggaggtggaggagtcgTCTCCAACATGGCAGAGAACAAAGGAGATGCGTGGGAAAGCCAGAGCCCTTAAGGTAGCCTTGGCAACTAAGGCAGTTCCCATGACAATGGAGGACGCCTGTCACTTTAACCGTCACCACATCGACAACGTCACTGCGGACGACGTCACGGACACCACGGCAACCATCCGCTGGAGCACAGGGGTTCACGGCAGTGAGCTCGCGCTGCACTTTCGGGTGTTTTTTGACCGTCTGGGCAGCCCCACGCGATTCCCGCGCTACGCACATGCTGAGGGCGCGAGCAGGGAGCTGACCTTGCAGGAGCTCCGCCCAAACTCTGCCTACCTGGCATGCGTAGAGAGTGTGGTGGGCGGGGCCGCGTGTCACGTGGCCTCGCGGGAGCACTGCACAGGCTTTGTGACCGGAACAGGAGGCGCTCATGAGGCGGGGGCGTGGCCTTTGTCTGTGACTGCTCTGGCGGTGAGCCTGCTGCTATTGCTCATGCTGGTAGGGGCGGGGCTTGTGCGTGCTTtcaagaggagaaggaggaggaggagcagcaggatCAAAGGCGGGAGGGGGTACTCGTACTCCGCACGCACCCCTTTCCGCACTGCCATGGTGACCGCCTGCGCGTCCTCAGAGTTCAGCGCGTACCGGAGCGGGCGAGCGCTGGCCGAGGAGGGGGACCTGATCCAGTTTACAGGGGACAGGGTCTACGGCGCCCCCCCTGTGTGCAGAGAGGGGGACGTGACCATGCCGAGGTTCTCTGACTag